The Edaphobacter flagellatus sequence CCATCGGTGTTGGCTACTCGGTCCGCTTTCAGGTGTTCGGCGCGAAGAAGTAGCTTCCTCTCAAGCCAGGGGACGGTTCAACTCCGTACGCCACTCCTCGGGATGCGCACTGGAGTCGGGCCCGACGAGGTAACGCTCCCAGAGGTCTTCACGGCTGTTCAGGTCGTTTGCGTCGATCCACGACATCAGCTCGCCCCATGCCGCACCCAGGCCCGTGTAATTGCCACTGTAGACCGCGCGGACCACGCCGGCAGCGGAAAGCTCGCCCTGCTCGACACGGCCCTCTGGCTTGATGTCTTTATCAATCGGGAAGCAGATGCGATAGTCGAAGGTCTCCGCCGGGCGGCGGAAGTGATAGGTGAACCACGGCCCTGTAGGCGCGACGCCCTGCGTCTTGAGCACATTGCCCAGCTCCGCCAGCCCGGCCTGCATCGCCTGCATGATCTCTGCGCGCGGAACTGTGACATGGATGAATGCGATCTTCTGTGCGGGCGATTCAACAATCTCGGGTGTCGTAATCATGTTCATCTCCTTTTGCTTTCCTTATCCGGATTTTATATATCCTTAAAGTTATATAACCATTAAGTTATGTACATGAGACTGGCAAATTCCGTCAAGCGATGCATAAAAATTTCATGGAGGCGACGACCTCCACTTTAAAAAGCAAAAAGCGCGGCCAAAGCCGCGCCTTCCACCGTGTGCGTCGCACTCAGATGCGCATGGGCATCAGGATGTAGCGGTATTTGACGTCTTCATTGCCGTCCTCGGGGCGCATCTGGCCGGCGGATTGAGCGTCCTTGAACTCCAACCGCACCTCGCCTGTGTTGCCGATCGCCTTCAGGAAGTCGAGCAGGTAAGAGGAGTTAAAGCCGACGACGAGAGGATCGTAGTTGTACGGTGTTTCGATGGAGTCTTCGGATTCGCCCGCATCGGTCGACGAGGACGAGAGCTTCAGCTCGTTCTGTTCGAGACGGATCTTGATGGCGCCTGAGCGCTCGTCGGCGAACTGCGCCACACGCTGGATGGAACCCATCAGATCCTCGGACCGCACGATGACGAACTTATTGTTGTCACGCGGCAGCACGGCCTCGTAGTTGGGGAACTGGCCGGTAAGCTTGCGGCTGGTTAGCACGCGACCACCGACGCGAAAGAAGAGCGTCTGTTCATCATCGGCGAAGTCGATTGCTTCCGCCTCAGTGTTCGAGAGCAGGCCCTGCAGCTCGCCGAGCGCCTTGCGCGGGATGAGCGTTTTCTTTTCGCCCTGGATGCCTTCGAGGTTCTCGCCCAGCTTTTCAACATGTG is a genomic window containing:
- a CDS encoding GyrI-like domain-containing protein is translated as MITTPEIVESPAQKIAFIHVTVPRAEIMQAMQAGLAELGNVLKTQGVAPTGPWFTYHFRRPAETFDYRICFPIDKDIKPEGRVEQGELSAAGVVRAVYSGNYTGLGAAWGELMSWIDANDLNSREDLWERYLVGPDSSAHPEEWRTELNRPLA
- the dnaN gene encoding DNA polymerase III subunit beta, whose protein sequence is MTANTAATGNLEITVSRAELLRELTAAQSVVERKTTIPILSNFLFEASEDGKLTITATDLDQSLKTSCTAKVKKAGACTIPARKLYDYIKLLPEGDISIKLMDNHWVQIRAGRSNTKMVGMARANFPAVPEFPAAGAVKLPVASLKNLISKTIFSISSEESRYTLNGALLVLKAESMAMVATDGHRLAHVEKLGENLEGIQGEKKTLIPRKALGELQGLLSNTEAEAIDFADDEQTLFFRVGGRVLTSRKLTGQFPNYEAVLPRDNNKFVIVRSEDLMGSIQRVAQFADERSGAIKIRLEQNELKLSSSSTDAGESEDSIETPYNYDPLVVGFNSSYLLDFLKAIGNTGEVRLEFKDAQSAGQMRPEDGNEDVKYRYILMPMRI